The proteins below are encoded in one region of Ricinus communis isolate WT05 ecotype wild-type chromosome 6, ASM1957865v1, whole genome shotgun sequence:
- the LOC8270470 gene encoding clathrin light chain 2, producing the protein MSNFSDSFDDDSLHQTESAHHLDDDGDNGGYDDYNNNNSQQFESFTGNDDVFESHHHQPAAYVDFASEENGGSDGPILPPPSGMEAEEGFALREWRRENALKLEEKEKREKEILSQIIQEADEYKVEFYRKREITCENNKATNREKEKVFVANQEKFHAEADKNFWKAIAELIPNEVPAIEKKRGKKDQEKKPGITVIQGPKPGKPTELSRMRQILIKLKHNTPPHLKPSPPPPAAPAKDTKTSDEAASSVPVSAAPVLTTPEAVAVA; encoded by the exons ATGTCGAATTTTTCTGACTCGTTCGACGATGACTCACTCCATCAAACCGAGTCAGCTCACCATCTCGACGACGACGGCGATAACGGTGGTTACGATGACTACAACAATAACAACTCTCAACAATTCGAATCATTTACGGGAAACGACGACGTTTTCGAGTCGCATCATCATCAACCTGCGGCTTACGTGGATTTTGCATCGGAGGAGAATGGTGGATCGGACGGTCCGATTTTGCCGCCACCATCAGGTATGGAAGCTGAAGAAGGATTTGCTCTTAGAGAATGGAGAAG GGAGAATGCTTTGAAATTAgaggagaaagagaagaggGAGAAAGAGATATTGAGTCAAATAATTCAGGAAGCTGATGAATACAAGGTTGAGTTCTACAGGAAGAGGGAGATTACCTGTGAGAATAACAAAGCTACTAACAGGGAAAAGGAGAAG GTATTTGTGGCCAACCAGGAGAAGTTCCATGCTGAGGCTGATAAGAATTTTTGGAAGGCCATTGCAGAGCTCATTCCTAATGAAGTGCCAGCCATagagaagaagagaggaaagaaggaTCAGGAGAAGAAGCCTGGCATTACTGTGATCCAAGGACCAAAGCCAGGGAAACCAACTGAACTCTCAAGGATGAGGCAGATACTTATAAAATTGAAGCACAACACACCTCCTCACCTAAAGCCTTCTCCGCCACCACCAGCAGCTCCTGCTAAGGATACTAAAACCAGCGATGAAGCTGCATCTAGTGTTCCTGTCAGCGCTGCTCCTGTGTTAACCACTCCTGAGGCTGTAGCTGTTGCTTGA
- the LOC125370481 gene encoding E3 ubiquitin-protein ligase DZIP3-like has protein sequence MHREKHLHLTVTPMTPQDMEKHVHSAGLNASSLQFYFNLSYQVEHQSVLVHADGRHDFLGSTADQPAIVDSFFFDFGLFSSYQALVKHLSPIFARLLIDSSFHEKLVLEIIQEVGRLITTGGVSKNRNFLPFNVNVLKHCMHIYQEEMLINDVISQSREEYESRNFGMVPTAPKSRKLKCVKVSETETTAYDEGSKEGQSQICMVCLEELEDFAAVMPCDHLFHGTCIDKWLENSHYCPLCRYEMPTET, from the coding sequence atgcaCAGAGAAAAGCATCTTCATCTCACGGTCACCCCTATGACGCCGCAGGACATGGAGAAACATGTTCACTCTGCAGGCCTGAACGCATCATCCTTGCAATTCTACTTCAACTTATCTTACCAGGTCGAGCACCAATCTGTTCTTGTTCATGCCGATGGTAGACATGACTTTCTTGGTTCCACCGCTGATCAACCTGCTATCGTAGATTCCTTCTTTTTCGATTTTGGGTTGTTTAGTAGCTATCAGGCGTTGGTCAAACATCTTTCGCCTATTTTTGCTCGTTTACTGATAGATTCAAGTTTCCATGAGAAACTGGTTTTGGAGATAATACAGGAAGTTGGTCGGCTAATTACAACAGGTGGTGTATCGAAGAACAGAAATTTCCTGCCCTTCAATGTCAATGTACTGAAGCACTGCATGCATATATATCAGGAAGAAATGCTGATTAATGATGTTATAAGTCAGTCGAGGGAAGAATATGAAAGCAGAAATTTCGGTATGGTGCCGACTGCTCCAAAGTCCCGGAAATTGAAGTGTGTGAAAGTGAGTGAGACTGAGACTACTGCTTACGACGAAGGTTCGAAGGAGGGTCAAAGCCAAATTTGTATGGTAtgcttggaggagctcgaggaTTTTGCTGCTGTGATGCCCTGTGATCATCTGTTCCATGGCACCTGTATCGACAAATGGTTGGAGAATAGCCATTATTGTCCTCTCTGCCGCTATGAAATGCCTACTGAGAcgtga
- the LOC8270468 gene encoding pleckstrin homology domain-containing protein 1: MASFWRAATAALTETNQTDSNEVEFWSNPERTGWLTKQGEYIKTWRRRWFVLKQGKLFWFKDSTITRASKPRGVIPVATCLTVKGAEDVVGKQYAFELSTRNDTMYFIADSEKEKEDWINSIGRSIVQHSRSVTDSEIVDYDDSKR, from the coding sequence ATGGCATCATTCTGGCGAGCTGCGACGGCAGCCCTAACCGAAACGAACCAAACTGACTCCAACGAGGTAGAATTCTGGTCGAACCCAGAGCGCACCGGTTGGTTAACAAAACAAGGAGAGTACATAAAAACATGGAGACGCCGATGgtttgttttgaaacaaggGAAGCTGTTCTGGTTCAAAGACTCGACAATTACACGCGCGTCTAAGCCACGAGGAGTCATACCTGTTGCCACGTGTCTGACGGTGAAAGGAGCGGAGGATGTGGTCGGTAAACAGTACGCGTTCGAGTTATCAACGAGGAATGACaccatgtatttcattgctgattctgagaaagagaaagaggatTGGATTAATTCGATCGGACGGTCTATAGTTCAGCATTCTAGATCTGTTACTGATTCCGAGATTGTTGATTATGACGACAGTAAGCGATGA